TTACTAGCCTCACCCGAGAACTATTAGGGTTTGATGTTAGAATTCATTTCCAGATAATGACATGCGAAAAAAAATTCGTATCGTGGCGAAAAATAGTGTGCAAACTGAGTAAATAATGCTATATTTAGTAAGCTAGTTTTTCATTTTTTCAGGTGCAGTTGGAATTTTACGATACTGCCATTATTTAAACCTACTTACGAAGGAATCCGCGTAATTTTTTATCTGTAAAATTGGTCGGGGATCCTTTTCAAGGCACTAAAAGGAGAATCACATGAATCAAAAGAAAATAATTCGCTTCATCATCGCTGCGGTTGTATTGTTGGTTGGTGGGACAACTGGGGTTAAAAGTTTAAACCACGATACTTCTGATTCCAATGGCAGTTCCCAACCACGGAGCGCCAATAGCCGTCGAACAGCTGGAACTGGGCGCGGGACTACAGCTTCGGCTAACGCCCCTACTAAGGCACTCGCTGAATCAGTCCTCACACCAACCGTTCGTACCCAACTCAAATACACAATTACGTGGAATGGTACGGGTTCATTTGCCATTAATAATAACAAATCAACTTTGAACGCCAACGTTAGCTCAGCGCCATACGCTACCAATAAACCCCAAGACTCACTTGGGCGGCCACACCAATTTGATGGTTTGTTAAGTAAGAGCACGCGAATTTATCAAAACCGGACTGAGACTGGTAATGACAAGACTATGCGTCCAGTTGGTTGGAACCAAATTCAATTATCTGGTGGTGGCTACTCACACTTGTATGACCGCGGTCACTTAGGTGGTTACGCCCTCGTTGGTGGGATTCGCTCATTTGATGCTTCTGAAGCTAACCCTAAAAACATTGCCACGCAAACTGCATGGGCTAATGAAGCTGCTGGCGTAGATAATACCGGGCAAAACTACTACGAAGGCATCGTCCGTAAAGCTTTGGATCAAAACAAACGTGTACGTTACCGCGTAATTGACATTTACGATGGCAACAACCTCGTGCCTGCCGGTGCAAACATCCAAGCTAAATCAAGCGATGGTTCTGTGAACTTCAATGTTTTTGTGCCAAACGTTCAGAACGGTGTGGTCATCAACTACAAAACTGGGGTTGCCAAAATCAAGTAAGGCTATTAATTTAATTTTCACTTAATGTTCAAGCAGTATATTAGCATCATCCCAATTAAGTATTTTCTTCATACACATCTCCTACATGTAACCGCCAAGCCTCCTCATGGTTTGGCGGTTTTTTGTGCTGTATTCCGTCTGACGTGTGATTGAATAAACTTGGTCACTGTATGGTTGGAAATCCACGCAAAAAAATCCCAAAGCTAGGCCGTAAGCCGTACTTTAGGATTTTTTGGAGGTTATGTTTCAGCACCATTTTTCAAATTATTATCACTTACGTTTCTTCCGCAAGCCATACAAGCCAAGTATTCCGACAAGCACTGCCGTACCTAATATTGGTAACATGCGATTTGCCGTGTTACCTGATTTCGGTAAGCGAGTAGCTTGGTTTGCAGTTGCAGCACTATTTCTATTTGTGCCGATAGTGTTAGTTGTGTTCACTACCCGATTAGCACCATTCGTCCGTGTAGTTGTTGGCGTCCCACCAGAACCAGGTAAAGCGACTGGCGTTGTTACACTTGGTTTCTTAGTGGGCGTGGTATCACCACTTGTACTTGGTTTCTTAGCGGGTATTGTGCCGCCACCCGAGCTTGGTAATTTGCCCGGAGTCGGCGTGGTGCTAGCGGGTGTATTTGAACCATTCCCCCCAGCTTTATCCGGATTGTTATTATCAGCTGGAATAGTTTTTAGTGAATAAACAAATTTATAACTGCGGCCGTTGTTATCACCATAATTAATTTTCGTTTTTGCTAACTCGTCGGCCGGCTGCCAGCTCAAGTCTGGTACCGCCCGCAACGACTTACTAACTGCATTACTGCCGAAAAGATTTTTGTAATCGTAGCCATCAATGCTTTGTGGCGTTAAGTCGAGGACAGATTCTGGAACATCTTCCAATGTCTGTAATGGTGCGATTTGGATGTCATTTTCATCAACGTAGTAGACTGTGAATTTAGGGGCTTTGCTGCGAATATACTTATACGTAACTTCTTGTGTGAGTGCATCGTATGTGCCAGTTGTACTACCACCCACGATTTCTGGTTCATCATACCCTGCAATAGTTGGTCCATTATCGTATGTGGTGCCAACTTTTGTGGTAATTTTTGCCGGAGTAAGTGGTACTCCATTAATATCTTGGGTGATTACATTATCATTTTGATCGACGTACTTTTGTGTCGCGGTAGCAGCAATGTACCACAGATTTTTCCCTGTAAATAAATTATGCGGTGCCTTATTGATGAAATCTCTAACTTTTTCAGCTGTTTCCAGCGCAGTGCTATCAATTGGTAGTACTTCACTCCCTTTGACCACCGCAGAAAAGGAATCCTCACCCATCTCTAAGTCTGGATTATTACCCACAATTATTTTTTTGAGGCTTGGCGAAAAATATGAATTTGAAAATGCTCCATCACCAATGTAATTTAATTTCGATAATGAACTAATATCAAGTTCAGCTATTGGCGCTGCCGAAAATGCGCCCTCACCAATTGATTCCAAATTAGGTAACACACTGAGATCAATTGTTGTCAGCAATTGAGCATAATTAAATGTCCATTCTGGAATCATCGTTATTATATTAGACTTGGGAAATGTAACTTTCTGTAAATTGAAATTGTACGAAAAGCCCTCAATCCCCATATCGCTTAATTTCGTCAAAGGACTAAGATCAACTTCGCTAAGGGTATTACCAGAAAACCCCCTAAAACCTATAGTTTCCAATTTCGACAATCCCGAAAAGTTAACTTCAGTTATTACATTATTTATAAATGCGCCCTCTTTAATTGTTTTTAAATTAGCTAACCCTGATAAATCGAGTTTACTGATTAATTTTGGTACGATTGTGTAATAAGCATCATAAAATGCGTACTCACCAATTGCTGTAACATTAGTCATAACATCTTTTGGAAAAACTAACACGCCGTCCCAATTTGTAAGATCAAAGTTAGGATTATTCAAAAAATGTTCGCTAAACCCAGTGACTGTTGCTCCATCATCTTCATACGTAAAATCAAGGTTCGTAAACTGATAAGATGCGGTACCGAAACGACTGTCCTTATCCTTTGCTTTTTGCTTTGCTATATTTGTTGTTGGCGCTATAATTCTACTCTGTGCGTCATCCTCTAAATTGAAGTTCAGATTATTCTCCGTCAAGTTATCATTACTTTGCACGCTTGACTGTACACTTTCTTCTGTTGAATTATCATCAACTGAATCATGTTTCACGGCTGTTTCGATTTGTTCTGTTACTAATTCTTCAGCTAAAACAACTGGTGTTACTCCCATCCCACCAATCAATGTAATAGCAGCCATACCAACATAACCAGTATGTCTGCCTTGATGATACAGTTTGGAATGCTTTGTTTTATTAGTCATAAGCTTAACCCTCTATGTGTTTAGAATAATTTCAACTTCAACTTTACAGTATCCGTATGAATTTCATTCGTGTAAAAAGAGATGTTTTGAACGTACACTTCTCATCAATAACGAGATAATCAGCATTTTTAATGATATCAGTATAATTTTTTCAACATAAAACCCACTACTAAACACAATGCTCCAATACGTTCAGTTAGCAAAATTTTGCGCCGTCAAATACTCTTACCTCACACATATATTATTCTTATTTCACTAGTACCATTTATATTAGTACATTATTAAATACAATATGGAGAATGCTTATGAAACCTGAAGAAGCAACACAGCACCATCTCACAAAAAAGCAGTTGATGCATGCTGGTTTAGCTACAATTACTGTAGTTGGTGGTATGGGTGCCACACCCCTGACACTTGCTGATGAGGTATTAAATGATCGAACTGAGGAAGTACAAAAAGATACTTCATCCACTGACACAAGCAGTACTATTATTGATCCATTACCAAATAGTGAGTTACTGCCTGAAACAGCCGGTGTGCCAACCGCCGAAACTCCAAACCTCGACGAAGAAACGAATTTTGATACAACTAATGGTAACGATACGATTGAGTCTACCTCAAATAAAACTGTTACTAACGATAACTTTGCACCAAGTACTACAACAAAAGCTGAAGAACGTAAGGCCAAGAGTTTTTATAATCCTGAAATAACCGGTAAAACTCCCTATGTTTTTGACAGATCTTATTTTACATTTTCTGATGATGGGAAAACTCTAACCGGTTTCAGTGACAAGGGCTCATTTACGCGTCAACCCACAACTGAATGGGATTGGGATGGTAATTTAGTCTTTGGTGATGATTTAAGTGACGTTACAACAATTGGCATGGGTGCACTTTCAGATCGTTTTGGTATTAAAAGTATCAATTTTGAGAATTTAACTGCATTAACTACAATTGGGGCGGACGCATTTGCAGAGGATTTAGGTCTAGAGTCAATTAATTTTGGTAATCTCCCCAATTTAACAACTATTG
This is a stretch of genomic DNA from Periweissella cryptocerci. It encodes these proteins:
- a CDS encoding DNA/RNA non-specific endonuclease, whose product is MNQKKIIRFIIAAVVLLVGGTTGVKSLNHDTSDSNGSSQPRSANSRRTAGTGRGTTASANAPTKALAESVLTPTVRTQLKYTITWNGTGSFAINNNKSTLNANVSSAPYATNKPQDSLGRPHQFDGLLSKSTRIYQNRTETGNDKTMRPVGWNQIQLSGGGYSHLYDRGHLGGYALVGGIRSFDASEANPKNIATQTAWANEAAGVDNTGQNYYEGIVRKALDQNKRVRYRVIDIYDGNNLVPAGANIQAKSSDGSVNFNVFVPNVQNGVVINYKTGVAKIK
- a CDS encoding leucine-rich repeat protein gives rise to the protein MTNKTKHSKLYHQGRHTGYVGMAAITLIGGMGVTPVVLAEELVTEQIETAVKHDSVDDNSTEESVQSSVQSNDNLTENNLNFNLEDDAQSRIIAPTTNIAKQKAKDKDSRFGTASYQFTNLDFTYEDDGATVTGFSEHFLNNPNFDLTNWDGVLVFPKDVMTNVTAIGEYAFYDAYYTIVPKLISKLDLSGLANLKTIKEGAFINNVITEVNFSGLSKLETIGFRGFSGNTLSEVDLSPLTKLSDMGIEGFSYNFNLQKVTFPKSNIITMIPEWTFNYAQLLTTIDLSVLPNLESIGEGAFSAAPIAELDISSLSKLNYIGDGAFSNSYFSPSLKKIIVGNNPDLEMGEDSFSAVVKGSEVLPIDSTALETAEKVRDFINKAPHNLFTGKNLWYIAATATQKYVDQNDNVITQDINGVPLTPAKITTKVGTTYDNGPTIAGYDEPEIVGGSTTGTYDALTQEVTYKYIRSKAPKFTVYYVDENDIQIAPLQTLEDVPESVLDLTPQSIDGYDYKNLFGSNAVSKSLRAVPDLSWQPADELAKTKINYGDNNGRSYKFVYSLKTIPADNNNPDKAGGNGSNTPASTTPTPGKLPSSGGGTIPAKKPSTSGDTTPTKKPSVTTPVALPGSGGTPTTTRTNGANRVVNTTNTIGTNRNSAATANQATRLPKSGNTANRMLPILGTAVLVGILGLYGLRKKRK